From one Anopheles cruzii chromosome 3, idAnoCruzAS_RS32_06, whole genome shotgun sequence genomic stretch:
- the LOC128272002 gene encoding protein MON2 homolog yields MSFVSGTTDTEAAQKFLEVLQNDFRNLSLETKKKYPQIKESCEEAILKLKAAGANPQTPVYYVVNQILYPLVQGCESKDVKIIKFCLGMMQRLITQQVVDQKGARYITDTLWMLMEHGTEEVKVLQSVTLLLTTNAVVHGETLAKTLVLCFRLHFTKDSTTINTAGATVRQLVSLVFERVVAEEAEADANQDERREVNLEELKLATGVPPKGLLPCAADAFLLFQDLVQLVNADQPYWLLGMTEMTRTFGLELLESVLTQYTSVFYRNPEFSFLLKERVCALVIKLFSPNIKYRTVVPQAGGVGAGGGGAASGQAGTLHDKPYFPISMRLLRVVSILIQKYHALLVTECEIFLSLIVKFLDPDKPAWQRSLALEVLHKMTIQPELLISFCRCYDLKDHATNIFQDIINSLGTYVQSLFINPQLLSATMGGGGAVGAVVGGSTVAGVGVGIGGSGGQQSQLLGGGLPVGPGISPQPGFIFRGVFLPLVVTFPSGQSKATFLEMLDKMEPPPIPDGYGISVAYACLLDIVRSISLSIQGPSQLGDEHPAPYRQRVSEADKALHIQLIHSSWMGLLTALAPLIDAATDESSTESVLKSIQSYAALCGLLELHTPRDAFITALCRASLPPHYALSVLNVNYQGVSHPMKPHLRGLGNNELTAGAMYHGGMYTDIDQQQQQQQQLQQQQQQRHPVVAVGTPLPTSSLPIGAHQGPVLLTAKNLQCMRSVLHLAHCHGSILGSSWHIVLTTLQHLAWILGLKPSTGGSLQAVQKPPTDANSITQVMTDLPVLSTMLSQLFEASQYLDDVALHHLIDALCKLSHEAMELAYNNREPSLFAVAKLLETGLVNLSRIEVLWRPLTNHLLEICQHPHIRMREWGVEAITYLVKASLQYKYERPLKENLKLQTLLLGPLAELSSVPHGDVRQRQLDCVLLVLNGAGETLSHGWPLVLGIIGAVNDHHGEALIRIAFQCLQLVVTDFLPVMPWRCLPLCVNTAAKFGSQTQELNISLTAVGLMWNISDYFNQNQEKLSQTVCDDMSVLPDFPGTLNMPHFDRLWMCLYARLGDLCVDPRPAVRKSAGQTLFSTISAHGALLNPPTWQAVLWQVLFPLLDKVRALSSCASSEKVDTSGNILIHHSRNTAQKQWAETQVLTLSGVSRVFNTKRALLQMLGDFPRAWALLLEFIENSALSKSNEVSLAALKSFQEILYNRPAAAQAQAGDDVASARGAKSSDAQSTDADIWNVAWRVWLNIGAESTKPPSIGTEQHHPEKGGCGVAASGSGGAEELYIPSQAFLTALVHIFPALFQHIRSRFANKDLTQLCAVLMNAVAVPVHSDSTPYIMSTISDSLLTPLHDGVLDCMELLQKEAIGSGAKESSVAAAGLKSMISAIFKQLLSFSKFACVPPSFDRVETRPLKSNRSGSGAGNTMAAGTGGLIHPVVAASNANGVEWVSMNYIPFGEKALTVAVKLYQQTAHEPTVIEGQILHEIIKALHLPLSLKYKCMSSSTWKLAISSLISVLHTGLPVARQHPKHFASMWKDLADTLDQFLFTKSVCIVEDRGLDELILDETIDCQVIELIRDEILPHSQEIPQQFILDAVVILNKGSIHSATTGSTPFAGCETELKLREEFAKTCFETLLQFSLLDDRVSGAGRAVSAGDGAGIDRDTNAANNNSASVCGNGTTIEGGIAGQLAITALLHRFEEVLRKFNEDERLSGKFPLPRYRLSEISFVLKAVATLVISMKKAPAAKVGTTAWEQLISLYPYLVDCTTTSSAEVSRSLREALLQYCDLLRPPCPATDAAGSQSRSSTVAESPNSGALANNNAIVNTNGISHC; encoded by the exons TCGTGTGAGGAAGCGATACTGAAGCTGAAGGCGGCCGGTGCTAATCCGCAAACACCCGTCTACTACGTGGTCAACCAGATCCTCTACCCGCTGGTGCAGGGCTGCGAGTCGAAGGATGTGAAAATTATCAAATTCTGTCTCGGCATGATGCAGCGCCTGATCACGCAGCAGGTGGTGGACCAGAAGGGCGCCCGCTACATCACCGACACGCTCTGGATGCTGATGGAGCACGGTACCGAGGAGGTGAAGGTGCTGCAGAGcgtgacgctgctgctgacgacgaACGCGGTCGTGCACGGAGAAACGCTCGCCAAAACGTTGGTCCTCTGCTTTCGGCTTCACTTCACGAAGGACTCGACGACGATTAATacggccggggccaccgttcggcAGCTGGTTTCGCTCGTGTTCGAGCGGGTCGTAGCggaggaagcggaagcggacgCCAATCAGGACGAGCGGCGTGAGGTGAACCTGGAGGAGCTGAAGCTGGCCACGGGTGTTCCACCGAAGGGGCTGCTACCGTGCGCGGCCGATGCGTTTCTACTCTTTCAGGACCTCGTCCAGCTAGTGAACGCTGACCAACCGTACTGGCTGCTGGGCATGACGGAGATGACCCGGACGTTCGGGCTGGAGCTGCTCGAGTCCGTGCTGACGCAGTACACGTCGGTGTTTTACCGCAATCCGGAGTTTAGCTTTCTGTTGAAGGAGCGCGTCTGTGCGCTGGTCATTAAGCTGTTCTCGCCCAACATCAAGTACCGGACCGTGGTGCCACAGGCGGGAGGTGTCGGcgcgggcggtggtggtgcggccaGCGGGCAAGCCGGGACACTGCACGATAAACCCTACTTCCCGATTAGCATGCGGCTGCTTCGCGTGGTGTCGATACTGATCCAGAAGTACCACGCGCTGCTGGTGACGGAATGTGAAATTTTCCTCTCGCTCATCGTGAAGTTCCTCGATCCGGATAAGCCCGCCTGGCAGCGGTCACTGGCGCTCGAGGTGCTCCACAAAATGACCATCCAGCCGGAGCTGCTGATATCGTTCTGCCGGTGCTACGATCTGAAGGATCACGCCACCAACATCTTCCAGGACATCATCAACTCGCTCGGGACGTACGTGCAAAGTCTGTTCATCAACCCGCAGCTGCTGAGCGCCAcgatgggcggcggcggggcagTTGGGGCAGTTGTCGGTGGAAGCACCGTCGCTGGCGTTGGCGTGGGAATTGGCGGTAGCGGTGGCCAGCAGTCGCAGCTACTGGGCGGTGGTCTTCCGGTCGGTCCCGGAATCTCGCCCCAGCCTGGGTTCATATTTCGTGGTGTGTTTCTCCCGCTGGTCGTCACCTTTCCCAGCGGCCAATCGAAGGCCACCTTCCTGGAGATGCTGGACAAAATGGAGCCACCGCCGATTCCGGACGGTTACGGGATCTCCGTTGCCTACGCCTGTCTGCTCGATATCGTGCGCTCGATTTCACTCTCGATCCAGGGGCCATCGCAGCTCGGTGACGAACATCCCGCACCGTACCGGCAGCGGGTGAGCGAGGCGGACAAAGCGCTGCACATTCAGCTGATTCACTCCAGCTGGATGGGCCTGTTGACGGCACTGGCACCCCTGATCGACGCGGCCACCGATGAATCGTCCACCGAGAGTGTCCTCAAGTCGATCCAGAGTTATGCGGCGTTGTGTGGCCTGCTGGAACTGCACACCCCTCGGGACGCCTTCATAACGGCCCTCTGTCGTGCCTCGCTGCCACCGCACTATGCCCTGTCGGTGCTAAACGTTAACTATCAGGGCGTGAGTCATCCGATGAAGCCACATCTCCGTGGACTGGGCAACAACGAACTGACCGCAGGAGCGATGTATCACGGTGGCATGTACACCGAcatcgatcagcagcaacagcagcagcagcagctacagcaacagcaacaacagagacacccggtggtggccgtgggtACGCCTCTCCCGACGTCCTCGCTTCCGATCGGTGCCCATCAGGGACCGGTACTGCTGACGGCCAAAAATCTCCAGTGCATGCGCTCGGTGCTGCACTTGGCGCACTGTCACGGTAGCATCCTGGGCAGCTCGTGGCACATCGTGCTCACGACGCTACAGCATCTGGCCTGGATACTGGGACTGAAGCCTTCGACCGGCGGTAGTCTGCAGGCGGTACAGAAACCTCCGACGGATGCAAATTCCATCACACAGGTCATGACCGATCTGCCCGTTCTGTCGACGATGTTGAGTCAGCTGTTCGAAGCGAGTCAGTATCTGGACGACGTTGCACTGCACCACTTGATCGATGCGCTCTGTAAACTGTCCCACGAAGCGATGGAGTTGGCGTACAACAACCGGGAACCGTCACTGTTTGCCGTGGCGAAGCTGCTCGAAACGGGGCTCGTGAATTTGTCACGCATCGAAGTGCTGTGGCGGCCGCTAACGAACCATCTGCTCGAGATTTGTCAACATCCGCACATCCGTATGCGTGAGTGGGGAGTCGAAGCGATCACGTACCTGGTGAAGGCATCGCTCCAGTACAAGTACGAGCGTCCGCTGAAGGAAAATCTCAAACTGCAAACCCTGCTGCTCGGCCCACTGGCCGAGCTGTCCTCTGTGCCGCACGGGGACGTACGCCAGCGACAGCTGGACTGCGTACTGCTTGTCCTCAATGGGGCAGGCGAAACACTGTCGCACGGGTGGCCGCTTGTGCTCGGTATCATCGGTGCCGTGAACGACCATCACGGTGAGGCCCTGATACGTATCGCGTTCCAGTGCTTGCAGCTCGTTGTGACCGACTTCCTGCCGGTGATGCCCTGGCGCTGCCTTCCACTGTGCGTCAATACGGCGGCCAAGTTTGGTTCGCAAACGCAGGAACTCAACATTTCGCTGACGGCCGTGGGTCTGATGTGGAACATTTCGgattatttcaatcaaaaccaaGAGAAACTGTCCCAAACGGTGTGCGACGATATGTCCGTGTTGCCCGATTTTCCCGGCACACTCAACATGCCGCACTTCGACCGCCTCTGGATGTGTCTGTACGCGCGGCTTGGTGATCTGTGTGTTGATCCGCGACCCGCCGTAAGAAAGTCCGCCGGCCAAACACTGTTTTCTACCATTTCGGCCCACGGAGCGCTGCTGAATCCACCCACCTGGCAAGCGGTACTGTGGCAGGTGCTGTTTCCACTGTTGGACAAGGTTCGGGCGCTGTCGAGCTGTGCCAGCAGCGAGAAAGTGGATACGAGCGGCAATATTCTGATTCATCATTCGCGCAACACGGCCCAGAAGCAGTGGGCCGAAACGCAAGTGCTGACGTTGTCCGGCGTTTCACGG GTGTTCAACACGAAACGTGCGCTGCTGCAAATGTTGGGCGATTTTCCTCGGGCCTGGGCACTTCTGTTGGAGTTTATTGAAAATTCGGCACTCAGCAAGAGCAACGAAGTGTCGCTGGCGGCACTGAAATCGTTCCAGGAGATCCTTTacaaccgaccggcagcagctcaGGCTCAGGCCGGCGATGACGTCGCTAGTGCACGGGGAGCCAAAAGTTCCGACGCGCAGTCCACCGATGCCGACATCTggaacgtggcgtggcgtgtttgGTTAAACATTGGCGCGGAAAGCACCAAACCACCGTCGATCGGGACGGAACAACACCACCCGGAGAAGGGCGGCTGTGGAGTAGCAGCAAGCGGATCCGGCGGTGCAGAGGAACTGTACATTCCAAGCCAAGCGTTCCTGACCGCGCTGGTGCACATTTTCCCCGCCCTGTTTCAGCACATTCGGTCCCGGTTCGCTAACAAAGATCTGACGCAGCTTTGCGCCGTGCTAATGAATGCGGTCGCTGTGCCGGTCCACAGCGACTCAACGCCTTACATCATGTCCACGATCTCCGACTCGCTACTGACGCCACTCCACGACGGTGTGCTGGATTGTATGGAGCTGTTGCAGAAGGAAGCCATCGGTAGTGGGGCGAAGGAATCatccgtcgccgctgccgggcTCAAGAGTATGATATCGGCCATCTTCAAGCAGTTGTTAAGTTTCAGCAAATTCGCCTGTGTTCCACCGAGCTTCGATCGCGTCGAAACACG CCCATTAAAATCGAACCGCAGTGGCAGCGGAGCAGGCAACACAATGGCGGCCGGTACCGGTGGACTGATACATCCGGTCGTCGCCGCTTCCAACGCGAACGGTGTCGAATGGGTCAGCATGAACTACATTCCGTTCGGTGAGAAAGCGTTGACCGTGGCGGTCAAGCTTTACCAACAGACGGCCCACGAACCGACCGTGATCGAGGGTCAGATACTGCACGAGATCATCAAAGCGCTACATTTGCCACTGTCGCTGAAGTACAAGTGCATGTCGTCGAGCACCTGGAAGTTGGCGATATCGAGCTTAATCAGTGTGCTGCACACGGGGCTACCGGTGGCCCGGCAGCATCCGAAGCACTTCGCCTCGATGTGGAAAGATTTAGCCGATACGTTGGATCAATTTTTGTTCACCAAGAG TGTCTGCATTGTGGAAGATCGCGGGTTGGACGAGCTTATCTTGGACGAGACGATCGACTGTCAGGTGATCGAGCTGATACGCGACGAAATCCTTCCGCACAGCCAGGAAATTCCACAGCAATTCATCTTGGACGCGGTGGTGATCCTGAACAAGGGTTCGATCCATTCGGCCACGACCGGCAGTACCCCGTTTGCGGGGTGCGAAACGGAGCTTAAGCTACGGGAGGAATTTGCTAAAACGTGTTTCGAAACGTTGCTGCAGTTTTCGCTGCTAGACGACCGTGTGTCGGGTGCCGGTCGGGCCGTATCGGCTGGCGATGGAGCAGGGATCGACAGGGACACAAATGCGGCGAACAATAAcagtgccagtgtgtgtggcAATGGAACAACGATCGAAGGTGGTATTGCTGGACAGCTGGCAATCACCGCCCTGTTGCATCGTTTCGAGGAGGTACTAAGAAAGTTCAACGAAGACGAACGGTTGAGCGGAAAATTCCCACTACCAAG GTATCGTTTGTCGGAGATTTCGTTCGTATTGAAAGCTGTGGCCACACTTGTGATATCGATGAAAAAGGCCCCAGCCGCCAAAG TTGGCACCACCGCCTGGGAGCAGCTGATTAGCCTCTATCCGTACTTGGTGGACTGCACGACCACTAGTTCGGCGGAAGTTTCCCGGTCCCTTCGCGAAGCGCTCCTTCAGTACTGTGATCTGCTCCGACCGCCCTGCCCGGCGACCGATGCGGCGGGTAGCCAGTCGCGGTCCTCAACCGTCGCGGAATCCCCCAACAGTGGTGCtctggccaacaacaacgcaatCGTGAATACGAACGGAATCAGCCACTGTTAG
- the LOC128273403 gene encoding translation factor GUF1 homolog, mitochondrial, producing MVWCHLSHLRHFLRVSCHRTAFVNTTNHLHSSPCCRTDDIEYDQIPVSRIRNFSIIAHVDHGKSTLADRLLEITGTIAKHAGNRQVLDSLQVEKERGITVKAQTASLLYQHAGERYLLNLIDTPGHVDFSNEVSRSLAACNGVVLLVDANQGVQAQTVANYHLARSKHLTIVPVLNKIDLKNARPEAVCNELFTLFDINPDEVLKVSAKLGTGCDEVLRSVIERFPAPDANRAAPFRALIFDSWFDKYRGALNLVYIRDGEIRPGQEITSCHTGKAYEVKSLGLLQPDERKVDRLVAGQVGLLGCNMRTSSESQIGDTFFLKQHKTCIPLLGFKPLRPMVFAGVYPADQAQHLALKSAIEKLVLNDSAVTVTPDSSPALGQGWRLGFLGLLHLDVFNQRLQQEYDAEPIVTAPSVTYKIKLAGSKAIAAHGGNEIVYISNPVQLPDRTIVEEYYEPYVLGTIIAPTACIGPIIGLCVERRAVQKKSLNIDNERIMTTYLMPLNEIVLDFHDHLKSISSGYASFDYEEHGYVATSIVRMDVLLNGQLVEELCTIVHTSKAQQHARELVVKLRDLIPRQMVQIAIQAVVGGKVLGRETIKAYRKDVTSKLYGGDVTRRMKLLKQQSEGKKKMRAIANINVPRDTFIKVLKR from the exons ATGGTTTGGTGCCATTTATCACATTTACGCCACTTTCTGCGAGTTTCCTGCCACCG GACAGCATTCGTAAACACAACGAACCATTTGCACTCCTCACCATGCTGCCGGACGGATGATATCGAGTACGATCAGATACCGGTGAGCAGGATACGCAACTTTAGCATCATCGCGCACGTGGACCATGGTAAAAGTACTCTCGCCGATCGGTTGCTAGAAATTACCGGCACCATTGCAAAGCACGCCGGAAACCGGCAGGTGCTGGATAGTTTGCAGGTCGAGAAGGAGCGAGGCATCACCGTGAAAGCACAGACCGCCTCGTTGCTCTATCAGCACGCCGGCGAGCGCTACCTGCTTAACCTGATCGACACGCCGGGTCACGTGGACTTTTCCAACGAAGTATCGCGCTCGCTGGCAGCTTGTAAcggtgtggtgctgctggttgaCGCCAATCAGGGCGTTCAGGCACAAACCGTGGCCAATTATCACCTGGCGCGCTCAAAGCATCTGACCATCGTGCCGGTGCTGAACAAGATAGATCTAAAAAATGCACGCCCAGAAGCGGTCTGCAACGAGTTGTTCACACTGTTCGATATCAATCCCGACGAGGTACTAAAAGTATCGGCCAAACTCGGAACCGGCTGCGATGAGGTTTTGCGTAGCGTCATAGAACGCTTCCCTGCGCCGGACGCGAACCGTGCGGCCCCCTTTCGGGCTCTGATTTTCGATAGCTGGTTCGACAAGTATCGCGGGGCGTTGAATCTGGTGTACATAAGGGACGGTGAGATCCGACCGGGACAGGAGATTACGTCTTGCCACACGGGCAAAGCGTACGAAGTGAAAAGCTTGGGCCTTTTGCAACCGGATGAGCGAAAAGTGGACCGCTTGGTGGCCGGTCAAGTTGGGCTGCTGGGCTGCAACATGCGCACCAGCAGTGAGTCCCAGATCGGTGATACGTTCTTCCTAAAGCAGCACAAAACATGCATCCCCCTGCTGGGCTTCAAGCCGCTACGGCCGATGGTCTTTGCCGGTGTTTATCCTGCCGATCAGGCCCAGCATCTGGCACTGAAGAGTGCGATTGAGAAGCTTGTACTGAACGATTCCGCCGTCACTGTTACGCCCGACTCCAGTCCGGCACTTGGGCAGGGTTGGCGGCTAGGCTTTCTCGGGCTGCTGCACCTGGACGTGTTCAATCAGCGATTGCAGCAAGAGTACGACGCGGAACCCATCGTCACGGCACCCTCCGTGACGTACAAGATTAAACTCGCCGGGTCGAAAGCGATCGCCGCCCACGGGGGGAATGAGATCGTCTATATCAGCAATCCGGTCCAGCTGCCGGATCGAACGATCGTTGAGGAGTATTATGAACCGTACGTACTTGGCACGATCATTGCCCCAACCGCGTGCATCGGACCGATCATTGGGCTGTGCGTCGAACGTCGGGCGGTGCAGAAAAAGTCACTCAACATTGACAACGAGCGCATAATGACCACCTACCTGATGCCGCTCAACGAAATTGTGCTGGATTTTCACGATCACCTCAAATCGATCAGCTCCGGTTACGCAAGTTTCGACTACGAGGAGCACGGCTATGTGGCTACCAGCATCGTACGGATGGATGTACTGTTGAATGGCCAGCTAGTGGAAGAGCTGTGCACCATTGTGCATACCAGCAAGGCTCAACAGCATGCCCGCGAGCTGGTGGTCAAGCTGCGCGACCTTATTCCAAGACAAATGGTGCAGATCGCGATCCaggcggtggtcggtgggaAAGTGCTGGGGCGCGAAACGATCAAAGCATACCGAAAGGATGTGACATCAAAATTG TACGGTGGCGACGTTACGAGGCGTATGAAATTGCTGAAGCAACAATCGGAGGGCAAGAAAAAGATGAGAGCAATCGCTAACATCAACGTACCGCGGGATACATTCATAAAAGTACTAAAACGGTAG
- the LOC128272273 gene encoding 60S ribosomal protein L38 encodes MPQEIKEVKDFLIKARRKDARAVKIKKNETNTKFKIRCSRYLYTLVVKDKEKADKLKQSLPPGLQVKEVK; translated from the coding sequence ATGCCGCAGGAAATCAAAGAAGTTAAAGACTTCCTCATCAAGGCCCGCAGGAAGGATGCCCGTGCGGTCAAGATAAAGAAGAACGAGACGAACACCAAGTTTAAGATCCGCTGCTCCCGATACCTGTACACGCTAGTCGTGAAAGACAAGGAGAAGGCCGATAAGCTGAAGCAATCGCTGCCACCGGGCCTGCAAGTCAaagaagtgaagtga